The following proteins are encoded in a genomic region of Paenibacillus sp. FSL R7-0273:
- the thrS gene encoding threonine--tRNA ligase yields MEIKVTLPDGQIKGYSYNTDISAVAESISSSLKKNAVAGKVDGKLVDLHHRLEKDCRVEIVTLDSKEGHDVHRHSTAHLMAQAIKRIYGGTKVKLGIGPVIEDGFYYDVDIEQPLSVEDLAAIEREMNAIVKENLPIVRREVSRDEAVSLFADLEEPLKLELIRDLPEDAVISIYDQGEFSDLCRGPHLASTGQIKVFKLMSVAGAYWRGDSNNKMLQRIYGVAFLKKAQLDEHLHMLEEAKKRDHRKLGKELELFMFSEESPGMPFYLPKGMIIRTELEDFSRGLQRERDYSEVRTPLMMNNRLWEQSGHYDHYKDDMYFTQADEAKFALKPMNCPGHMLIFKNNLHSYRELPIRLAEFGQVHRNESSGSLNGMMRVRTFCQDDAHLFVLPEQIEAEIGQVLDLIDHIYNVFGFEYKVELSTRPADYMGEESLWDQAEAALEKVLQNRGLPYRINAGDGAFYGPKIDFHILDALKRSWQCGTVQLDFQMPQKFDLTYVGEDGQKHRPVVIHRAVYGSIDRFIGILTEHFSGAFPVWLSPVQVKLLPVSVNHADYAFEVKQALAAAGIRVEADVRNEKLGLKIREAQLEKVPYMLVLGDNERNSGTISVRKRDGGDAGPMSIDELARLIAAEIAGRK; encoded by the coding sequence ATGGAGATCAAAGTAACACTGCCGGATGGACAAATAAAGGGGTATTCGTATAACACTGATATTAGTGCAGTAGCGGAATCGATAAGTTCCAGCCTGAAGAAAAATGCAGTAGCAGGAAAAGTAGACGGCAAGCTGGTAGACCTGCATCATCGTCTTGAAAAAGACTGCCGGGTTGAGATTGTGACACTGGACAGCAAAGAAGGTCATGACGTACACCGGCACAGCACTGCACATCTGATGGCACAGGCCATTAAACGCATATACGGCGGCACAAAGGTGAAGCTGGGCATCGGTCCGGTCATAGAAGACGGGTTCTACTACGATGTGGATATCGAGCAGCCGTTGTCGGTCGAGGATCTGGCAGCAATTGAGCGGGAAATGAATGCCATTGTTAAGGAAAATCTGCCTATTGTCCGCCGGGAAGTCAGCCGCGATGAGGCGGTTAGCCTGTTCGCAGACCTGGAGGAGCCGCTTAAGCTGGAGCTGATCCGTGATCTGCCGGAGGACGCTGTCATCAGTATTTATGATCAGGGGGAATTCTCCGATCTGTGCCGGGGGCCGCATCTGGCTTCAACTGGCCAAATCAAGGTGTTCAAGCTCATGAGCGTGGCCGGAGCCTACTGGCGCGGAGATTCGAATAATAAGATGCTGCAGCGGATTTATGGTGTGGCTTTCCTGAAAAAAGCCCAGCTCGATGAGCATCTGCATATGCTCGAGGAAGCCAAGAAACGGGATCACCGCAAGCTCGGCAAGGAACTGGAGCTGTTCATGTTCTCCGAGGAATCACCGGGCATGCCATTCTATCTGCCTAAAGGGATGATTATCCGCACAGAGCTGGAGGATTTCAGCCGCGGACTGCAGCGCGAGCGGGATTACAGTGAGGTCCGTACACCGCTGATGATGAACAACCGGCTGTGGGAGCAATCCGGACACTATGACCACTACAAGGACGATATGTATTTCACTCAGGCGGACGAAGCAAAGTTTGCACTGAAGCCGATGAACTGTCCCGGGCATATGCTGATCTTCAAAAATAACCTGCACTCGTACCGGGAGCTGCCGATCCGACTGGCTGAATTCGGGCAGGTGCACCGCAACGAGTCCTCCGGCTCGCTGAACGGGATGATGCGTGTCCGCACTTTTTGCCAGGATGATGCCCACCTGTTCGTGCTGCCGGAGCAAATCGAAGCAGAAATCGGGCAGGTGCTGGACTTAATCGACCATATTTATAATGTGTTTGGCTTTGAATACAAGGTGGAGCTGTCCACTCGTCCGGCGGATTATATGGGTGAGGAGTCACTCTGGGATCAGGCGGAGGCTGCGCTGGAAAAGGTGCTGCAAAACCGCGGCCTGCCGTACCGGATCAATGCGGGAGACGGCGCTTTTTACGGGCCGAAGATTGACTTCCACATCCTCGACGCGCTAAAACGGAGCTGGCAGTGCGGCACAGTGCAGCTGGATTTCCAGATGCCGCAAAAATTCGACCTGACTTATGTCGGCGAAGACGGCCAGAAGCACCGTCCGGTAGTCATTCACCGCGCGGTATACGGGTCGATCGACCGTTTTATCGGGATTCTGACAGAGCATTTCAGCGGCGCTTTTCCGGTATGGCTGTCTCCGGTCCAGGTGAAGCTGCTTCCAGTATCGGTGAATCATGCGGACTATGCCTTCGAGGTGAAGCAGGCGCTGGCCGCTGCCGGAATCCGGGTTGAGGCGGATGTGCGTAATGAGAAGCTAGGCCTGAAGATCCGGGAAGCCCAGCTGGAAAAGGTGCCTTATATGCTCGTGCTTGGTGACAATGAGCGTAATTCCGGCACAATCTCTGTGCGGAAGCGGGACGGCGGAGATGCCGGTCCGATGAGCATAGATGAGCTGGCCCGGCTGATTGCCGCTGAGATTGCCGGGCGGAAATAA
- a CDS encoding GNAT family N-acetyltransferase, protein MISENIRPLNGTYIQMVPMEAAHTAELTAILSNPQIWEFTWRKITSAAQIEQLIDTALTNKDRGHDLPFVMLDRSTGRIAGTSRIMHIDHAHRNAEIGCTWIAPEYWRTPVNTEGKALLLQHCFEELGLIRVNFTIVCGNLRSQRAIERIGATKEGILRKHRISSDGNVVDNVLYSIIDEEWSGVKANLRYLLQEKYI, encoded by the coding sequence GTGATCTCGGAGAACATCAGACCATTAAACGGTACGTACATTCAAATGGTTCCCATGGAGGCAGCGCATACGGCGGAGCTTACAGCAATTCTAAGCAACCCGCAAATCTGGGAATTTACCTGGAGAAAAATCACCTCCGCCGCACAGATAGAGCAGCTTATCGATACGGCGCTTACGAACAAAGACAGGGGTCACGATCTGCCGTTTGTTATGCTGGACCGTTCTACCGGACGAATTGCCGGGACCTCGCGGATTATGCATATTGACCATGCCCACCGCAACGCGGAAATCGGCTGTACCTGGATCGCCCCTGAATACTGGAGAACACCGGTAAATACAGAAGGAAAGGCACTGCTGCTGCAGCACTGCTTCGAGGAGCTTGGACTGATCCGGGTGAATTTTACAATTGTCTGCGGTAACCTGAGGTCACAAAGAGCGATCGAACGCATAGGTGCCACAAAAGAAGGTATCCTCCGCAAGCACCGGATCAGCTCCGATGGCAATGTTGTCGATAATGTGCTGTACAGCATCATTGATGAGGAGTGGTCGGGGGTAAAGGCGAATTTACGGTATCTTTTGCAGGAGAAATATATCTAA
- a CDS encoding DUF6063 family protein: MSYTLEQLQQASRLFFDLLRRKVISLDDPAAAECLQDTGAYDALQYLAKEGGCRIMNTGHRLHLLVNPLGSGFASNFTQLKSKYSRIERKTHLHIINVIILVFLAEMDQDEQHFKPGQDSMSYIQLADQVSAVLKAWYEMDEEGRFSKQWRLDIQAMYKVWASLYMQTKSQEDTDTLSRGSNSRIGLIHEGMKLLEDEHLVFISENEKRIFPREELYERMRYLYHDVERYKELKALIGSTLAEKEGDAHAAH, translated from the coding sequence ATGAGTTATACATTGGAACAACTGCAGCAGGCGTCACGGCTGTTCTTTGACCTGCTGCGTCGGAAAGTCATTTCGCTGGATGATCCGGCTGCTGCAGAGTGTCTGCAGGACACTGGCGCTTATGATGCGTTGCAATATCTGGCCAAAGAAGGAGGCTGCCGGATCATGAACACCGGTCACCGCCTGCATCTGCTGGTTAATCCGTTAGGGTCGGGCTTTGCGTCCAACTTCACCCAGCTGAAGAGTAAATATTCACGGATTGAGCGCAAGACGCATTTACATATCATCAACGTCATCATCCTTGTGTTTTTGGCTGAAATGGATCAGGATGAGCAGCATTTTAAACCCGGGCAGGATAGTATGTCTTATATTCAGCTGGCTGATCAGGTGTCGGCTGTTTTGAAGGCCTGGTATGAAATGGATGAAGAGGGCAGGTTCAGCAAGCAGTGGCGGCTCGATATTCAGGCGATGTACAAGGTGTGGGCCAGCCTGTATATGCAGACCAAAAGCCAGGAGGATACTGACACGCTGTCCAGAGGCTCCAATTCCCGGATCGGGCTGATCCATGAAGGGATGAAGCTGCTGGAGGACGAGCATCTGGTGTTCATTTCGGAGAATGAAAAACGGATTTTCCCGCGGGAGGAACTGTATGAGCGGATGCGCTACCTGTATCACGATGTAGAACGCTACAAAGAGCTGAAGGCGCTCATCGGCAGCACACTGGCGGAGAAGGAGGGGGACGCCCATGCCGCGCATTGA
- a CDS encoding TPM domain-containing protein — translation MKHKGIIVTLVAMLLSVMLLQPEVSWAKPAVPEHTDAFYVNDFAGVIDLKAENYMVNYGVKLHQETGAQVVLVTVESTGGAAMEEYAKTLFNSWGIGEADKDNGVLLLLSVKDDDYWVLQGDGLKSSLPDSTLSQILAESLEPDFARKEYTAGARKTYGALIESLGGVWTEPLGTRNFVADNAGVLPQVTRLYLNQSSNRYKTTTGSGIYFVTVKNSGSKTLQDYTYAKYASVGAGPRDVMLVLDIEGDNYHVLQGKEVDTTLTNEVIGEILNNALEPQFAAKKYAAGVTAAANEMFSFFLARADYSPAAIAPQEASGTVAAGVSGAVTDTAKAPESGEAPVTVTEPISRGKGFAVIGIFLGIAGLISLAASRRNSHIARYGVPINPYSQRNIRRYGTWHGQPGYGFGSRWYNRRHRPRRSFASSRRPEPAHSGKSFWDTNHGGGGSSSGGGTGRNSGSASNHGGGGYSSGGGSGRHSSRSGNEGRSSSSSSSSSSTSSSSSSSRGSSGGGGNASSGGGVGRHG, via the coding sequence ATGAAGCACAAAGGGATCATAGTTACGCTGGTTGCGATGCTGCTCAGTGTTATGCTGCTGCAGCCGGAGGTAAGCTGGGCCAAGCCGGCGGTGCCGGAGCATACGGATGCTTTTTATGTGAATGACTTTGCCGGGGTTATTGACCTGAAAGCAGAGAATTATATGGTCAACTACGGCGTTAAGCTGCATCAGGAGACGGGAGCGCAGGTGGTGCTGGTTACGGTAGAATCCACCGGCGGAGCTGCAATGGAGGAGTACGCGAAGACGCTGTTTAACAGCTGGGGAATCGGTGAGGCAGATAAGGATAACGGTGTGCTGCTGCTGCTCTCTGTTAAGGACGATGATTACTGGGTGCTGCAGGGTGACGGCTTAAAAAGCTCACTCCCCGACAGTACGCTGTCGCAGATTCTCGCCGAGTCACTGGAGCCGGATTTTGCCCGGAAGGAATATACAGCCGGAGCCCGCAAAACCTACGGTGCATTGATTGAAAGCCTGGGCGGGGTCTGGACGGAGCCGCTCGGCACGCGGAATTTTGTAGCCGACAATGCCGGTGTGCTTCCGCAGGTTACCAGACTTTATCTTAACCAGTCCAGCAACCGCTACAAAACAACGACCGGCAGCGGCATTTATTTCGTAACGGTTAAAAATTCCGGCAGCAAAACGCTGCAGGATTATACCTACGCCAAGTACGCCTCGGTAGGTGCAGGTCCCAGGGATGTCATGCTGGTGCTCGATATTGAAGGCGACAATTATCATGTGCTGCAAGGCAAAGAGGTAGATACTACTCTGACGAATGAAGTGATCGGAGAGATACTGAACAATGCGTTAGAGCCTCAATTTGCAGCAAAAAAATATGCGGCAGGAGTTACAGCAGCGGCAAATGAAATGTTCAGCTTCTTTTTGGCCAGAGCGGATTATAGTCCGGCAGCCATAGCACCTCAGGAAGCATCTGGTACAGTAGCCGCCGGAGTTTCAGGAGCTGTTACGGATACAGCTAAAGCTCCAGAGTCCGGTGAAGCCCCCGTAACGGTCACGGAGCCCATTTCCAGAGGCAAAGGCTTTGCGGTAATAGGCATTTTCCTGGGCATTGCTGGCCTGATCAGCCTGGCTGCCTCACGCCGGAACAGTCATATTGCCCGCTACGGTGTGCCGATTAATCCGTACAGCCAGCGTAATATCCGCCGCTACGGGACATGGCACGGGCAGCCGGGATACGGCTTTGGCAGCCGCTGGTACAACCGTCGCCACCGGCCTCGCCGCAGCTTTGCCTCATCCCGCAGACCAGAACCGGCACACAGCGGGAAAAGCTTCTGGGACACTAATCACGGAGGCGGCGGGTCAAGCAGCGGAGGCGGCACAGGACGCAATTCCGGCAGCGCAAGTAATCATGGCGGCGGAGGCTACAGCAGCGGTGGCGGAAGCGGACGGCATTCTTCACGAAGCGGTAACGAAGGAAGGTCTTCCAGCTCCTCCTCCTCATCAAGCTCTACCTCCTCTTCAAGCTCTTCAAGCAGAGGATCATCCGGTGGCGGTGGCAATGCGAGCAGCGGAGGCGGAGTCGGCAGACACGGCTAA
- a CDS encoding phosphodiester glycosidase family protein: MSTSASPRRQGAQKKKAVKKKRRKVSFLRKLARGFMFCLLLLTIGMGWLYFAPSALNFRYLIADTLITTQHRYMAKYIIGEEELKNRVAEYNQRFIHMGDEVDTHTITAPVTEAAAEAAEVKDEKPLVEIEQVSGSGYSGYVMTVNDPTKVRLGIPDKAGSGEKVSSMVARTGAIAGVNGGGFADPEWKGNGFKPIGLVISQGKLFYNGLGGKTSTQIVGIDKQGKMIAGNYSLEELGKLGVQEAVSFQPRIIVNGKGLIKNAAEGWGIAPRTAMGQRADGALLFVVIDGRQPGYSIGANLYDVQQIMLKHGAVIAANLDGGSSTVLVKDNEIVNKPSSQYGERYLPTAFLVFEHPEQVKIDNIWEGLDPSQIDAAKKRPR, from the coding sequence GTGAGTACTTCAGCATCGCCCCGGCGCCAAGGCGCCCAGAAGAAGAAAGCTGTCAAAAAGAAACGCAGGAAAGTAAGCTTTCTGCGTAAACTGGCCAGAGGATTTATGTTCTGCCTGCTGCTGCTGACCATCGGAATGGGGTGGCTCTATTTTGCACCCTCAGCCCTAAACTTCCGCTATCTGATAGCAGATACTTTAATTACAACACAGCACCGTTACATGGCTAAATATATTATCGGCGAGGAAGAACTGAAGAACAGGGTGGCTGAATATAACCAGCGCTTTATTCATATGGGGGACGAGGTAGATACCCATACCATTACTGCTCCTGTGACTGAAGCTGCTGCTGAAGCTGCAGAGGTGAAGGATGAGAAGCCGCTGGTGGAGATTGAACAGGTTAGCGGATCGGGCTATTCGGGTTATGTCATGACCGTCAACGATCCTACCAAAGTCCGTCTGGGCATTCCGGATAAAGCGGGCTCGGGTGAAAAGGTATCCAGTATGGTAGCTCGTACGGGAGCCATTGCCGGAGTGAACGGCGGAGGCTTCGCAGATCCGGAATGGAAGGGCAACGGATTTAAGCCGATCGGGCTGGTGATTTCCCAGGGAAAGCTTTTTTATAACGGGCTTGGCGGAAAGACGTCCACACAGATTGTGGGGATCGACAAACAGGGCAAAATGATTGCCGGAAACTATTCGCTGGAAGAGCTGGGCAAGCTCGGAGTCCAGGAGGCTGTTTCGTTTCAGCCGCGGATTATCGTGAACGGTAAAGGGCTGATCAAAAATGCGGCCGAAGGCTGGGGCATCGCCCCGAGAACGGCCATGGGCCAGCGTGCTGACGGCGCGCTGCTGTTTGTGGTAATCGACGGCAGACAGCCGGGCTACAGCATCGGTGCCAATCTGTATGATGTCCAGCAGATTATGCTCAAGCATGGCGCAGTGATTGCGGCCAACCTGGACGGCGGCTCATCCACAGTGCTGGTGAAGGACAATGAGATCGTCAACAAACCGTCCTCGCAATACGGCGAACGCTATTTGCCGACAGCCTTTCTGGTGTTCGAGCATCCGGAGCAGGTGAAGATCGATAATATCTGGGAAGGGCTTGATCCCTCACAGATCGATGCCGCTAAAAAACGGCCCCGGTAG
- a CDS encoding LysR family transcriptional regulator has product MTLQQLRYAIEIANSGSMNEAAKRLFVSQPSLSNAIKELENELGITIFERTNRGISISAEGVEFLGYARQIIEQTEFMENRYTGKKRSPVYFSVSTQHYAFVVDAFAHLIKERKLAEYNFSLRETQTFDIIEDVRTLRSELGILYINESNYKVMNKLFSDGNLKFTPLFNTNPHVYVRAAHPLAAKETIVLEDILPFPYITFEQGDNNSLHFSEEMLSFTQIEKNIKVTDRATLTNLLLGSDSYTIGTGIMASDLNGDGMVTIPFESNEVFTVGWIAHKDRRPSEIMSAYIDLLNDLVASSYFDMNQFLL; this is encoded by the coding sequence TTGACATTGCAGCAGCTCCGCTATGCCATTGAAATTGCAAACAGCGGCTCGATGAACGAAGCGGCCAAACGGCTTTTTGTGTCGCAGCCCAGTCTATCCAATGCGATTAAAGAGCTGGAGAACGAGCTGGGCATTACTATTTTTGAACGGACTAACCGGGGAATCAGCATTTCAGCCGAAGGTGTAGAGTTTCTGGGCTATGCCCGGCAGATTATCGAGCAGACCGAGTTCATGGAGAACCGGTATACGGGGAAAAAGCGCAGTCCGGTTTATTTTTCCGTGTCCACCCAGCATTATGCCTTTGTTGTGGATGCCTTTGCGCACCTGATAAAGGAACGGAAGCTGGCCGAGTACAATTTCAGTCTGAGGGAAACACAAACCTTCGACATTATTGAAGACGTGCGCACGCTGCGCAGCGAGTTAGGCATTTTGTATATCAACGAGAGCAATTATAAGGTAATGAACAAGCTGTTCAGTGACGGAAACCTCAAATTTACGCCGCTGTTCAATACCAACCCGCATGTCTATGTAAGAGCTGCCCATCCGCTCGCTGCCAAAGAGACGATTGTGCTGGAGGATATTTTGCCGTTCCCGTATATTACCTTTGAGCAGGGGGACAACAATTCATTGCATTTCTCTGAGGAGATGCTCAGCTTCACCCAGATTGAGAAAAATATCAAAGTAACAGACCGCGCAACGCTTACGAACCTGCTGCTGGGCAGTGATTCTTATACCATCGGGACCGGTATTATGGCTTCCGACCTGAACGGTGATGGAATGGTGACGATCCCGTTTGAGAGCAATGAGGTTTTTACTGTCGGCTGGATTGCCCATAAGGACCGCAGGCCGAGTGAGATAATGTCCGCCTATATCGATCTGCTGAATGATCTGGTGGCCAGCAGTTATTTTGACATGAATCAATTCTTACTATAA
- a CDS encoding 5-methyltetrahydropteroyltriglutamate--homocysteine S-methyltransferase: MISPITGTARNAPPFRYDIVGSFLRTEGIKTARSLYDLGEITAAQLQEVEDREIADLLGQEKALGLKAVTDGEFRRSWWHLDFFLGITGTQKIILNQGSGSAKENTQRAESFKITGKISFGNHPMLADYMKLQQMSGDTMAKMTIPAPSLFHFVQDYNGNEIYPDRDQLFQDIIAVYRSAIQAFYDAGCRYLQLDDTTWGTLSSGRHRAHLRSRGVDPDQLARDYVRLINESIADKPGDMTIALHVCRGNLRSTWFAAGGYEPVAEVLFGGARVDAFFLEYDNERSGDFAPLRFIKDQFVVLGLVTTKHGGLENKEQLKLRIAEAAEYVDIDKLCLSPQCGFASSEEGNILTEEEQWDKIRLVIETANEVWV, encoded by the coding sequence ATGATCAGTCCAATTACCGGTACCGCCCGAAACGCCCCGCCCTTTCGCTATGATATTGTTGGCAGCTTTTTGCGCACTGAGGGGATCAAGACCGCACGCAGCCTGTATGATCTGGGAGAGATAACTGCTGCACAGCTCCAGGAGGTTGAGGACAGAGAGATTGCTGATTTACTGGGGCAGGAAAAGGCTCTGGGACTTAAGGCTGTTACCGACGGCGAATTCCGCCGCTCCTGGTGGCATCTGGATTTCTTCCTCGGGATAACGGGCACCCAGAAAATTATTCTTAACCAGGGAAGCGGCTCGGCTAAGGAAAACACACAGCGGGCGGAGAGCTTTAAGATTACGGGGAAAATATCTTTTGGCAATCACCCGATGTTAGCTGATTACATGAAGCTGCAACAGATGTCCGGCGATACTATGGCTAAAATGACGATTCCTGCCCCGTCCCTGTTCCACTTTGTGCAGGATTATAACGGAAATGAGATCTATCCTGACCGGGATCAGCTGTTTCAGGATATTATTGCGGTGTACCGTTCAGCTATACAGGCATTTTATGATGCGGGCTGCCGTTATCTGCAGCTGGATGATACGACCTGGGGGACCCTGTCGAGCGGGAGGCACCGGGCACATCTGCGGAGCAGAGGCGTTGATCCGGATCAGCTGGCCCGTGACTATGTACGGCTGATTAACGAAAGTATCGCTGACAAGCCCGGGGACATGACGATTGCGCTGCATGTGTGCCGCGGCAACCTGCGTTCAACATGGTTCGCGGCCGGAGGCTATGAGCCTGTTGCGGAGGTGCTGTTCGGCGGGGCCCGGGTGGATGCTTTTTTCCTCGAATACGATAACGAGCGTTCCGGTGACTTCGCGCCGCTGCGGTTCATCAAAGACCAGTTTGTGGTGCTCGGCCTTGTCACTACAAAGCATGGCGGTCTGGAGAATAAAGAACAGCTGAAGCTGCGGATCGCCGAAGCTGCCGAATATGTGGATATCGACAAGCTGTGTCTCAGCCCGCAATGCGGCTTTGCCTCGTCGGAGGAAGGAAATATTCTTACCGAGGAAGAGCAGTGGGACAAAATCCGGCTCGTAATTGAGACCGCGAATGAAGTGTGGGTGTAG
- a CDS encoding thermonuclease family protein, translating to MLSNEAFTAVLFLLLTILAVIVWVISFIKPSMLSRRNASSGKSRKRVKKFSLLAVAVSLILTIVTAPGTTLLEKATSLQNFFIFRDFKVIGTFIYTSKTMDAEVTSVIDGDTFRIRTNEGSTEKVRMLLIDTPEIGEQPEPYALEAREYTKELLSGQTVQLEFDESERDQYGRLLAYVYVDNRMVNELLLEKGLARVAVFPPDTRYVDAFREIETKARETGLRVWSIDNYVTNRGFNADAATTKQ from the coding sequence ATGTTATCAAATGAAGCTTTTACAGCAGTATTATTTCTATTACTAACCATACTGGCAGTCATCGTCTGGGTGATCAGCTTCATCAAACCGTCGATGCTTAGCCGCAGAAATGCTTCCTCCGGGAAATCCCGCAAGCGTGTTAAAAAATTCTCTCTGCTTGCAGTGGCTGTAAGTTTAATTCTTACTATTGTTACTGCACCGGGAACCACGCTGCTTGAAAAGGCTACTTCATTACAGAATTTTTTTATATTTAGAGACTTCAAAGTGATTGGCACATTCATATACACTTCAAAAACAATGGACGCTGAAGTTACCTCTGTCATTGACGGCGACACCTTCCGAATCCGGACCAATGAAGGTAGTACTGAAAAAGTACGCATGCTGCTGATTGATACCCCGGAAATTGGAGAACAGCCAGAGCCCTATGCTCTGGAAGCGCGTGAATACACGAAGGAGCTCCTTTCAGGACAAACCGTACAACTTGAATTTGACGAATCGGAGCGTGATCAATACGGCAGATTGCTCGCCTACGTATATGTGGATAATCGGATGGTTAATGAGCTGCTGCTGGAGAAGGGGCTGGCCAGAGTGGCTGTTTTCCCGCCGGACACCAGGTATGTTGATGCTTTCAGGGAAATTGAAACGAAGGCTCGTGAAACCGGGCTCCGGGTTTGGAGCATCGACAACTATGTGACTAACAGGGGATTTAATGCCGATGCGGCGACAACTAAGCAGTAG
- the lysS gene encoding lysine--tRNA ligase, translating to MHWAQKIANDLISSHPERQTFVCASGISPSGSVHIGNFREIVTTSFVTQALQKAGKEVRFIFSWDDFDRFRKVPAQLDASYEQYIGLPYTKVPCPCGSHASYAEHYEQEFEQALSAFGILPEFIYQSREYQSGRYNQAILHALRSRGEIYDILMMFKTGKATEEDRAAFYPIQVYCERCGKDSTSVHAFDGESEDIIYSCKCGCYNTLHVPQASNIKLHWKIDWPMRWGMEQVVFEPGGRDHSSETGSYNVAKVIAERIFGNQPPYYVPYEFISIKGSHAKMSSSSGHNYTPEDLLKVYGPEPILFMFAKYQPDAAFSIGLDEDVLRNYTEFERYCKAYAAGQLESEDLRAALELARRNPAELKAPGFSQAAALLPLINWDSGLLQRLLDQDGGHAGQAELFRQTAERAEHWIRHYAPHKLVTANTSPDRVLYQSLEPAEQERVIAFCSLLRTGFSDETEFMQQVYAICHDADKKTMRSNQKALFSILYQLILQQPEGPRVPVLVQALGKERVLALLDF from the coding sequence ATGCATTGGGCACAAAAAATCGCAAACGACCTGATCAGCAGTCATCCTGAGCGCCAGACCTTTGTATGCGCCTCGGGCATAAGCCCGTCGGGCTCGGTTCATATCGGCAATTTCCGCGAAATTGTCACCACTTCCTTCGTCACTCAGGCGCTGCAGAAAGCCGGGAAGGAGGTCCGCTTTATTTTTTCGTGGGATGATTTCGACCGGTTCCGCAAGGTTCCCGCGCAGCTGGACGCTTCATATGAGCAGTATATCGGATTGCCCTACACCAAGGTCCCATGTCCATGCGGCAGCCATGCTTCTTATGCTGAGCACTACGAGCAGGAGTTTGAACAAGCGCTGAGCGCTTTTGGCATCCTGCCTGAATTTATCTATCAGAGCCGTGAGTATCAGTCGGGCAGATATAATCAGGCCATACTCCATGCCCTGCGCAGCAGAGGGGAAATTTACGATATCCTGATGATGTTCAAAACAGGCAAAGCCACAGAGGAGGACCGGGCAGCCTTTTACCCGATTCAGGTCTATTGCGAGCGCTGCGGAAAAGATTCGACCAGCGTCCACGCTTTTGACGGGGAGTCGGAGGACATCATCTACAGCTGCAAATGCGGCTGCTACAACACGCTGCACGTTCCCCAGGCCTCAAACATCAAGCTGCACTGGAAAATAGACTGGCCGATGCGCTGGGGGATGGAGCAGGTTGTGTTCGAGCCGGGCGGCCGCGATCATTCGTCCGAGACGGGGAGCTATAATGTAGCCAAGGTCATCGCGGAGCGGATATTCGGAAACCAGCCGCCGTATTACGTTCCCTATGAGTTCATCAGCATCAAGGGCAGCCATGCCAAAATGTCCAGCTCGTCCGGGCATAACTATACGCCGGAGGACCTGCTGAAGGTATACGGGCCGGAGCCGATCCTGTTCATGTTCGCCAAATACCAGCCGGATGCTGCCTTCAGTATCGGCCTGGATGAGGATGTGCTGCGGAATTACACGGAATTCGAGCGCTATTGTAAAGCTTATGCCGCAGGGCAGCTGGAAAGTGAAGACCTGCGTGCGGCTCTCGAGCTGGCCCGGAGAAATCCTGCAGAGCTGAAAGCGCCGGGCTTCAGCCAGGCTGCGGCCCTGCTGCCGCTGATCAACTGGGACAGCGGGCTGCTGCAAAGGCTGCTGGATCAGGATGGCGGACATGCCGGTCAAGCCGAATTATTCCGGCAAACCGCAGAACGGGCCGAGCACTGGATCAGACATTATGCTCCGCATAAGCTGGTTACGGCTAACACCAGTCCGGACCGGGTGTTGTATCAATCGCTTGAACCTGCCGAGCAGGAGCGGGTAATAGCATTCTGCAGCTTGCTCCGTACCGGATTTTCCGATGAAACGGAGTTTATGCAGCAGGTTTACGCTATTTGTCACGATGCTGACAAAAAGACGATGAGGAGCAATCAAAAGGCACTGTTTTCCATCCTTTATCAGCTGATTCTGCAGCAGCCGGAGGGTCCGAGGGTTCCTGTACTCGTTCAGGCACTGGGCAAAGAGCGCGTGCTGGCGCTGCTGGACTTCTAA